Proteins found in one Gemmatimonadaceae bacterium genomic segment:
- the nuoH gene encoding NADH-quinone oxidoreductase subunit NuoH, translating into MIGSFLLQAATQATTGANGLNVLPAPEGGGAWFLATVVKILLIFTIYMVGVMLVIWAERRICAFIQDRRGPNRVGPFGLLQSVADGVKNIMKEETYPGQAYLPLFILAPVMSFVPALLTWAVIPYGAPWDSKWGTIDTAIAPLPIGYLFILAISSLGVYGIVLAGWSSNNKYALLGGLRSSAQMISYEISMGMSTIPVIILAGNVSLSQLVQQQAGTGLHWNAINTTVAFFVFIVAAFAETNRVPFDLPEAESELVAGYHSEYSSMKFSMFFIAEYANVMTASALMSALFFGGWDIPFTMWDNVAPHTFLKTIVTFGFFWSKILFFVFVFIWVRWTLPRFRYDQLMSLGWKFMLPTVLSYIVIVAAATLGLDAAGFHPSSWQFAVAMLVLNIVLLGVLFGVIDRGRLVSPAYSRLDKRNLDKLRRATFERERYSDARTAVGAGVHGGTD; encoded by the coding sequence GTGATCGGGTCCTTCCTGTTGCAGGCCGCGACGCAGGCGACGACAGGCGCCAATGGACTGAACGTCCTGCCGGCGCCCGAGGGCGGCGGCGCGTGGTTCCTCGCGACCGTCGTGAAGATTCTCCTCATCTTCACGATTTACATGGTTGGCGTGATGCTCGTGATCTGGGCCGAGCGTCGCATCTGCGCGTTCATTCAGGATCGCCGCGGGCCCAACCGCGTCGGGCCGTTTGGTCTCCTTCAGTCCGTCGCCGACGGCGTGAAGAACATCATGAAGGAGGAGACGTATCCCGGGCAGGCGTATCTGCCGCTCTTCATCTTGGCTCCGGTGATGTCGTTCGTCCCCGCGCTCCTCACGTGGGCCGTCATCCCCTACGGGGCACCCTGGGACTCGAAGTGGGGAACGATCGACACTGCCATCGCGCCGCTCCCGATCGGCTACCTCTTCATTCTCGCGATCTCGTCGCTCGGCGTGTACGGCATCGTGCTCGCCGGGTGGTCGTCGAACAACAAGTACGCGCTGCTCGGCGGGCTGCGGTCGAGCGCGCAGATGATCTCGTACGAGATCTCGATGGGCATGTCGACCATTCCGGTGATCATCCTCGCCGGGAACGTGTCGCTCAGTCAGTTGGTGCAGCAGCAGGCCGGGACGGGGCTCCACTGGAACGCGATCAACACGACGGTCGCGTTCTTCGTGTTCATCGTCGCCGCGTTCGCCGAGACGAACCGCGTGCCGTTCGACCTGCCCGAAGCCGAGTCGGAGCTCGTGGCCGGATACCACTCCGAGTACAGCTCCATGAAGTTCTCGATGTTCTTCATCGCCGAGTACGCGAACGTGATGACGGCGAGCGCGCTGATGTCGGCGCTGTTTTTCGGCGGCTGGGACATACCATTCACAATGTGGGACAACGTCGCGCCCCACACCTTTCTCAAAACGATCGTGACGTTCGGATTCTTCTGGTCGAAGATCCTGTTCTTCGTCTTCGTGTTCATTTGGGTGCGCTGGACGCTGCCGCGCTTCCGCTATGACCAGCTCATGTCGCTCGGCTGGAAGTTCATGCTCCCGACGGTGCTGTCGTACATCGTGATCGTGGCGGCGGCGACGCTCGGGCTGGATGCGGCGGGATTCCATCCGTCGTCGTGGCAGTTCGCCGTCGCGATGTTGGTGCTCAACATCGTGCTGCTCGGGGTGCTGTTCGGCGTGATCGATCGCGGGCGCCTCGTGAGCCCGGCGTACTCGCGGCTCGACAAGCGAAATCTCGACAAGCTGCGCCGCGCGACGTTCGAGCGTGAGCGTTATTCGGACGCGCGCACCGCCGTCGGCGCGGGCGTACACGGAGGAACCGACTGA
- a CDS encoding NADH-quinone oxidoreductase subunit I, translated as MAIGVKVLERPIHQTSYVRASLQGMALTLRHLLRPMSEKVTIQYPEEKYTISPRWRGTHRMLTTEDGKAKCVACGLCPTVCPANCIKLVPGEDENGNRYPLVFEIDEFRCIFCGYCQEVCPEEAIHLGRHYENSEYSRDGFVYDLERLMAQTHPVSELWDPAEPKGE; from the coding sequence ATGGCCATCGGCGTGAAAGTGCTCGAGCGGCCGATCCACCAGACCAGCTACGTCCGCGCCTCGCTGCAAGGCATGGCGCTGACGCTTCGCCACCTGCTGCGGCCGATGTCCGAGAAGGTCACGATCCAGTACCCCGAGGAGAAGTACACCATCTCCCCCCGCTGGCGCGGCACGCACCGGATGCTGACGACGGAAGACGGCAAGGCGAAGTGCGTCGCGTGCGGCCTGTGTCCGACCGTGTGCCCGGCGAACTGCATCAAGCTCGTCCCGGGCGAAGACGAGAACGGCAACCGGTATCCGCTCGTGTTCGAGATCGACGAGTTCCGCTGCATCTTCTGCGGCTACTGTCAGGAGGTCTGCCCGGAAGAAGCGATCCACCTCGGCCGGCACTACGAGAATTCCGAGTACAGCCGCGACGGATTCGTCTACGATCTCGAACGGTTGATGGCGCAAACGCATCCCGTGTCGGAGCTGTGGGACCCGGCCGAGCCCAAGGGCGAGTGA
- a CDS encoding NADH-quinone oxidoreductase subunit J codes for MLVPQQAPSMPHGTLSLLYTFHFYLFGLIAIVSALLFVTRKSPVAAALWLVNTMFCLAALFVLLDAQFIGALQVIVYAGAIMVVFLFVIMLLNLGKAPPADIRGIGWKLAAGAVGIAIVADVLAVTRAKTPALLTLPAGFEANQIATTGAVAPIALPLFNQYLLAFEITSVLLLAAIVGAVVVGRQRGEDLAR; via the coding sequence ATGCTCGTTCCACAGCAAGCACCGTCGATGCCGCACGGAACGTTGTCGTTGCTCTACACGTTCCATTTCTATCTGTTCGGGCTGATCGCGATCGTGTCGGCGCTCTTGTTCGTGACGCGCAAGAGTCCCGTCGCCGCCGCGCTCTGGCTCGTCAACACGATGTTCTGCCTCGCCGCGCTGTTCGTGCTGCTCGACGCGCAGTTCATCGGCGCGCTGCAAGTCATCGTCTATGCCGGCGCGATCATGGTCGTGTTCCTGTTCGTGATCATGCTCCTCAATCTGGGGAAAGCGCCGCCGGCCGACATTCGCGGCATCGGCTGGAAGCTCGCCGCGGGAGCCGTCGGCATCGCGATCGTCGCCGACGTGTTGGCGGTGACCCGCGCCAAAACGCCCGCGCTGCTCACGCTGCCCGCCGGGTTCGAGGCGAATCAGATCGCGACGACCGGCGCCGTGGCGCCGATCGCCCTTCCGTTGTTCAATCAGTATTTGTTGGCGTTCGAGATCACCAGCGTTCTGCTGCTCGCGGCCATCGTCGGCGCCGTGGTCGTTGGACGCCAGCGCGGAGAAGACCTTGCTCGCTGA
- the nuoK gene encoding NADH-quinone oxidoreductase subunit NuoK, producing the protein MLAEALFFSAVLFAIGVFGVLIRRNAIIVFMCVELMLNAVNLSFVAFAQSYGATGQVFVFFVMTVAAAEAAVGLAIIIALFRHRPTVDLKNINLLKG; encoded by the coding sequence TTGCTCGCTGAGGCCCTCTTTTTCTCGGCCGTGTTGTTCGCGATCGGCGTGTTCGGCGTGCTGATTCGCCGGAACGCGATCATCGTGTTCATGTGCGTCGAGCTGATGCTCAACGCCGTGAATCTGTCGTTCGTCGCGTTTGCGCAGTCGTACGGCGCCACCGGCCAGGTGTTCGTGTTCTTCGTCATGACCGTCGCCGCCGCCGAGGCGGCCGTCGGACTGGCGATCATCATCGCGCTCTTCCGCCACCGGCCAACCGTGGACCTCAAGAACATCAACCTCCTCAAGGGCTGA
- the nuoL gene encoding NADH-quinone oxidoreductase subunit L, which translates to MHSLLQAAAETAQATHPLSHTAAAWLWLVPLLPLLGFAINALLSIVAAYQPGPADPSAAHGEESHAGHGEGHDDAGKHEHHAVPRHRFAGLTSLVGPGVLILAFFVAVAIFFAMRAAGGGAMEHPLVQRYFSWMPVGDLQIDAAFQLDQLSMLMVLIVTGVGALIHVFSVGYMRDDPGYPRYFAYLNLFVFFMLLLVLGANYPLVFVGWEGVSLCSYLLIGFWFSDKANADAGKKAFVVNRVGDFGFLVAMFLLFANLGTLDFVGVGEAAKGLAVGGPVVTAICLFLFLGCAGKSAQIPLYIWLPDAMAGPTPVSALIHAATMVTAGVYLIARSAMLFSLAPVAELVVVLIGALTAIFAASIGLKQWDIKKVLAYSTVSQLGYMFIGVGSGAYVAGMFHLATHAFFKALLFLGSGSVIYAMHAAYHHTGNHDDAQDMRNMGGLRKYMPTTFILMWIATLAIAGIPPLAGFFSKDEILGSLFARAQGSTIAQAHLFGIPGTAWLYVAWVLGLSAALMTAVYMTRMMLYTFHGPNRTGEAERPHLAEAPWVMTGPLVVLAVLTVAGGWLNLPEFAPLGPVGGLDRWLEPVVGDATKRVIGGSPPVAPGLELGLVALAVLIAVVGIVIAVMRLKPATLVPKSRSPQEEGFEKVLVNKYYVDEIYDTAIVKPVVGTSRGLLWRGVDAGLIDGLGVNGAGYLTRFVGWVGSQFQSGQLGTYAWVLAIGVLAVLGAVTAR; encoded by the coding sequence ATGCACTCGCTCCTTCAAGCGGCGGCCGAGACGGCCCAGGCGACGCACCCGCTCAGTCACACCGCGGCGGCGTGGCTCTGGCTCGTCCCGCTGCTGCCGTTGCTCGGCTTCGCGATCAACGCGCTGCTGTCGATCGTCGCCGCCTACCAGCCGGGACCCGCCGATCCGTCGGCCGCGCACGGCGAGGAGTCGCACGCCGGTCACGGAGAAGGTCACGACGACGCCGGCAAGCACGAGCATCATGCGGTCCCGCGTCACCGCTTCGCCGGCCTCACGAGCCTCGTCGGCCCGGGCGTTCTGATTCTCGCCTTCTTCGTCGCCGTCGCGATCTTCTTCGCGATGCGCGCCGCCGGCGGCGGAGCGATGGAGCACCCCCTCGTCCAGCGCTACTTCTCGTGGATGCCGGTCGGTGACCTGCAGATCGACGCCGCGTTCCAGCTCGACCAGCTGTCGATGCTGATGGTGCTGATCGTGACGGGCGTCGGCGCGCTGATCCACGTGTTCAGCGTCGGCTACATGCGCGACGATCCGGGCTATCCGCGCTACTTCGCCTATTTGAACCTGTTCGTCTTCTTCATGCTGTTGCTGGTGCTCGGCGCGAACTACCCGTTGGTCTTCGTCGGGTGGGAAGGCGTCAGCCTCTGTTCATACCTGCTCATCGGCTTCTGGTTCAGCGACAAGGCGAACGCCGACGCCGGCAAGAAAGCGTTCGTCGTGAACCGCGTCGGCGATTTCGGGTTCCTGGTCGCGATGTTCCTGTTGTTCGCCAACCTCGGCACGCTCGACTTCGTCGGTGTCGGCGAGGCGGCGAAAGGATTGGCGGTCGGCGGCCCGGTCGTGACGGCGATCTGCCTCTTCTTGTTCCTCGGCTGCGCCGGCAAGAGCGCGCAGATCCCGCTCTACATCTGGCTGCCCGACGCGATGGCCGGCCCGACGCCGGTCTCGGCGCTGATCCACGCGGCGACGATGGTGACGGCGGGCGTCTACCTCATCGCGCGCAGCGCGATGCTGTTCTCCCTCGCACCGGTGGCGGAGCTGGTGGTGGTGCTCATCGGCGCGCTGACCGCGATCTTCGCGGCGTCGATCGGCCTCAAGCAGTGGGACATCAAGAAGGTCCTCGCGTATTCGACCGTCTCGCAGCTCGGCTACATGTTCATCGGCGTCGGATCGGGCGCGTACGTGGCGGGCATGTTCCATCTTGCCACGCACGCGTTCTTCAAAGCGCTCCTGTTCCTCGGATCGGGCTCGGTGATCTACGCGATGCACGCCGCGTATCACCACACGGGGAACCACGACGACGCGCAGGACATGCGCAACATGGGCGGCCTGCGGAAGTACATGCCGACCACGTTCATCCTGATGTGGATCGCGACGCTCGCAATCGCCGGCATTCCGCCGCTCGCCGGCTTCTTCTCCAAGGACGAAATCCTCGGCTCGCTGTTCGCGCGTGCCCAAGGATCCACGATCGCGCAGGCGCACCTGTTCGGAATTCCCGGAACGGCTTGGCTCTACGTCGCCTGGGTGCTCGGCCTCAGCGCCGCGCTCATGACCGCGGTCTACATGACGCGCATGATGTTGTACACCTTCCACGGTCCGAACCGCACCGGCGAAGCCGAGCGGCCGCATCTCGCCGAAGCGCCGTGGGTAATGACCGGACCGCTGGTCGTGCTCGCGGTGCTCACGGTCGCCGGCGGGTGGTTGAACCTCCCGGAGTTCGCGCCGCTCGGACCGGTCGGCGGATTGGATCGCTGGCTCGAGCCGGTGGTGGGCGACGCGACCAAGCGCGTGATCGGCGGATCGCCGCCGGTCGCGCCGGGATTGGAGTTGGGCCTCGTCGCGCTGGCCGTGCTGATCGCCGTCGTCGGCATCGTGATCGCGGTGATGCGCTTGAAGCCGGCGACGCTCGTGCCGAAGAGTCGGTCGCCACAGGAAGAGGGCTTCGAGAAGGTGCTCGTCAACAAGTACTACGTCGACGAGATCTACGACACGGCGATCGTGAAGCCGGTCGTCGGCACCTCGCGCGGCCTGCTGTGGCGCGGCGTCGACGCCGGTTTGATCGACGGCCTCGGCGTGAACGGAGCGGGGTACCTGACGCGCTTCGTCGGCTGGGTTGGATCGCAGTTCCAATCGGGACAGCTCGGTACGTACGCGTGGGTGCTGGCCATCGGAGTGCTCGCGGTACTCGGCGCGGTGACCGCGCGTTGA
- a CDS encoding NADH-quinone oxidoreductase subunit M yields MLGFLTAIGYQQWVLPALLAIPLMGAAGIWVHSIGRSTHGEDEVATGAANVPRMLALVMFAIEFVVSLGLWWSFDPSAAGWQSVVDFSWIPSWGIRFTLGVDGIAVMMILLTTFIMLTAVGGSWTSIRARSHSYYALMLILTTGMLGVFMALDLFLFYVMWEVMLIPMYFIIGVWGGDRRVYASIKFFLYTMVGSMLMLAAIVYLGYSARDPMTGIASFNYDYVLQHAAITSTAAKWLFGGFFLAFAVKVPMFPFHTWLPDAHVEAPTAGSVVLASIMLKLGTFGFIRLAVPLFPTAAMNPTIRSIILSLAVIGIVYGALVSLVQPDFKKLVAYSSVSHLGFVMLGIFALTVQSVQGALMVMINHGISTGALFLLVGMIYERRHTRLIEAYGGIARVVPMFAAMLTIVTFSSIGLPGTNGFVGEFLVLVGAFRTQPIFAVVATTVVIISAAYLLWAIQRILFNRLDKPENEHIPDLNRRELAIMIPLVAAIVWLGVYPAPVLNRMQTAAARFVTQVDRGRQRELPEATLVGGRE; encoded by the coding sequence ATGCTCGGCTTTCTGACCGCGATCGGCTATCAGCAGTGGGTGCTTCCCGCGCTCCTCGCCATCCCGTTGATGGGCGCGGCGGGGATCTGGGTGCACAGCATCGGACGATCGACCCACGGCGAAGACGAAGTCGCGACGGGCGCGGCCAACGTGCCCCGCATGCTGGCGCTCGTGATGTTCGCGATCGAGTTCGTGGTGTCGCTCGGCCTGTGGTGGAGCTTCGATCCGTCGGCCGCCGGCTGGCAGTCGGTGGTCGATTTCTCGTGGATTCCGTCGTGGGGCATTCGGTTCACGCTCGGCGTGGACGGGATCGCCGTGATGATGATCCTCCTCACGACGTTCATCATGCTGACGGCCGTCGGCGGGAGCTGGACCAGCATCCGCGCGCGGTCGCACAGCTACTATGCGCTCATGCTCATCCTCACGACGGGGATGCTGGGCGTCTTCATGGCGCTCGATCTGTTCCTGTTCTACGTGATGTGGGAAGTGATGCTCATCCCGATGTACTTCATCATCGGCGTGTGGGGCGGCGACCGCCGCGTCTACGCGAGCATCAAGTTCTTCCTGTACACGATGGTCGGCTCGATGCTCATGCTCGCCGCGATCGTGTACCTCGGCTATTCGGCGCGCGACCCGATGACCGGCATCGCGAGCTTCAACTACGACTACGTGCTGCAACACGCCGCCATTACCTCGACGGCGGCGAAATGGCTCTTCGGCGGATTCTTCCTCGCGTTCGCGGTGAAGGTCCCGATGTTCCCGTTCCACACCTGGCTGCCCGACGCGCACGTCGAGGCGCCGACGGCCGGGTCGGTGGTGCTGGCGAGCATCATGCTGAAGCTCGGAACGTTTGGATTCATCCGGCTCGCCGTGCCGCTGTTCCCGACGGCCGCGATGAACCCGACGATCCGGTCGATCATCCTGTCGCTCGCCGTCATCGGCATCGTCTACGGCGCGCTGGTGTCGCTCGTGCAGCCCGACTTCAAGAAGCTGGTCGCCTATTCGTCGGTGAGCCACTTGGGCTTCGTGATGCTCGGCATCTTCGCGCTCACCGTGCAGAGCGTCCAGGGCGCGCTCATGGTGATGATCAACCACGGCATCTCGACCGGCGCGCTGTTCCTTCTCGTCGGCATGATCTACGAGCGGCGGCACACGCGGTTGATCGAGGCGTATGGCGGCATCGCGCGCGTCGTACCGATGTTCGCGGCGATGCTGACGATCGTCACGTTCAGCAGCATCGGCCTTCCCGGCACGAACGGCTTCGTCGGCGAATTCCTCGTGTTGGTCGGCGCGTTCCGCACGCAGCCCATCTTCGCGGTCGTCGCGACGACGGTGGTGATCATTTCCGCCGCGTATCTCCTGTGGGCGATCCAGCGGATCCTCTTCAACCGGCTCGACAAGCCGGAGAACGAGCACATTCCGGATCTCAACCGGCGTGAGCTCGCGATCATGATTCCGCTCGTGGCGGCGATCGTGTGGCTCGGCGTCTACCCGGCCCCTGTGCTCAACCGGATGCAGACTGCCGCGGCGCGCTTCGTGACGCAGGTGGATCGCGGCCGCCAGAGGGAACTGCCCGAGGCGACGCTGGTCGGAGGCAGGGAATGA
- a CDS encoding NADH-quinone oxidoreductase subunit N, translating to MSPRALDVSIPAELTLALVPDLILMGGAMVLLVWSAWRRDSDRHQRDIGLASIVLVGVTMFAVLWFAARFVSVPGPGVIALDNFRWFADVVILLGTLFTIALSMDDNMRSGITAAETHVLVLLASSGMMLLVAARDLMIVFLGIELMSISVYALSGINRRSERSAEGALKYFLLGAFSTAFLLYGIALIYGATGTTSLVTIAERTVQYDLIHSPLLVAGIALMLVGFGFKVATVPFHMWAPDVYDGAPTAITAYMAATVKAAAFVAFLRVWLEAFPTSFATWQPAVAGLAIATMIIGNAIGIVQKNLKRMLAYSSIGHAGYLLVALASGTFQGSSAMLFYLFVYTLATFGAFAVVVTLTREGQGTVMLDDLSGLYSVSPGLSVCMAVLMLALMGFPIFGGAGFFAKWYVLQAALQAPTKQTTLAVVLVLTTVVSAGYYMYVVMLMFMRPRPDNVPAPERPGGLTRVVLGLSVGLILLFGFFPEQAIAIARLARPRVEMVPQTSSTAPPAHDLPAGSGSIR from the coding sequence ATGAGCCCGCGCGCGCTCGACGTCTCGATCCCGGCTGAGTTGACGCTCGCGCTGGTGCCCGATCTGATACTGATGGGCGGGGCGATGGTGCTGCTCGTATGGTCGGCGTGGCGGCGCGACAGCGACCGGCATCAGCGCGATATCGGGCTCGCCAGCATCGTTCTGGTCGGCGTGACGATGTTCGCAGTGCTGTGGTTCGCCGCTCGGTTCGTCTCGGTGCCCGGCCCGGGCGTGATCGCGCTCGACAACTTCCGTTGGTTTGCGGACGTCGTCATCCTGCTCGGCACGCTGTTCACGATCGCGCTGAGCATGGACGACAACATGCGCTCGGGCATCACCGCCGCCGAGACGCACGTGCTCGTGCTGCTCGCGTCGTCGGGCATGATGCTGTTGGTCGCCGCGCGCGACCTGATGATCGTCTTCCTCGGCATCGAGCTGATGTCGATCTCCGTCTACGCGCTGTCGGGCATCAACCGCCGGAGCGAGCGCTCGGCCGAGGGCGCGCTCAAGTACTTCCTGCTCGGCGCGTTCTCGACGGCGTTTCTCCTCTACGGAATCGCGCTCATCTACGGCGCGACCGGAACGACGAGCCTCGTGACGATCGCCGAGCGTACGGTGCAGTACGACTTGATCCACAGCCCGTTGCTCGTCGCGGGAATCGCGTTGATGCTGGTCGGCTTCGGCTTCAAGGTCGCCACCGTGCCGTTCCACATGTGGGCGCCGGACGTGTACGACGGCGCCCCCACGGCGATCACGGCGTACATGGCGGCGACGGTGAAAGCGGCGGCGTTCGTCGCGTTCCTGCGCGTCTGGCTCGAGGCATTCCCGACGAGCTTCGCGACTTGGCAGCCCGCCGTCGCCGGGCTGGCGATCGCCACGATGATCATCGGCAACGCGATCGGCATCGTGCAGAAGAACCTCAAACGAATGCTCGCCTACTCGAGCATCGGCCACGCGGGATATCTCCTCGTCGCGCTCGCGTCCGGCACGTTCCAAGGTTCGTCGGCGATGCTGTTCTATCTCTTCGTCTACACACTGGCGACGTTCGGCGCCTTTGCCGTCGTCGTGACGCTGACGCGCGAAGGGCAGGGCACCGTGATGCTCGACGACCTCTCGGGGCTGTACAGCGTGAGCCCCGGTCTGTCGGTGTGCATGGCCGTGCTGATGCTCGCGCTGATGGGCTTCCCGATCTTCGGCGGCGCGGGGTTCTTCGCCAAGTGGTACGTGCTCCAGGCGGCACTCCAGGCACCGACGAAGCAGACGACGCTCGCCGTCGTGCTCGTGCTGACGACCGTGGTCTCGGCGGGCTACTACATGTACGTCGTCATGCTGATGTTCATGCGGCCGCGCCCCGACAACGTGCCGGCACCGGAGCGGCCGGGCGGGCTCACGCGCGTGGTCCTCGGACTCAGTGTCGGACTGATCTTGTTGTTCGGGTTCTTTCCCGAGCAGGCGATCGCGATCGCGCGGCTCGCCCGCCCCCGAGTGGAGATGGTGCCGCAAACTTCGTCGACCGCGCCGCCGGCTCACGACTTGCCCGCGGGCTCCGGCTCGATCCGATGA
- a CDS encoding phosphomannomutase/phosphoglucomutase — protein MAIAPGIFRQYDIRGIVDRDLTTEVAHALGGAYAAYLAEHQVRGAVAVGCDNRPSGASLRDALVEGLTRAGVDVVDIGVVPTPLNYWALNKLPVVGGIQITGSHNPPEYNGFKLSVGTGSLHGDEIQHLYVLTQRPAPAAARRGTLRQEPVIDRYVDDIVQRIGKLSRPIRAVYDCGNGAGALVAPQLLSRLGLAPGSRGLFCESDGTFPNHHPDPTVPENLEDLIRAVKEDGAEIGIAFDGDADRIGVVDGNGGIVWGDRILILYARDVLKRTGPGQPIIFDVKCSQSLSDAVAKAGGKPLMWKTGHSLIKDKMRETHAPVAGEMSGHMFFSEGFYGHDDALYGAARLLRILADSKQTVAQALADVPELVATPEIRIEVPEELKFGLVDRAVEHFRAKHDVIDVDGVRVLFGDGWGLIRASNTQPVIVARYEAANAERLAAIRGEMEGWLRAQGVHV, from the coding sequence ATGGCCATCGCCCCCGGGATCTTTCGACAGTACGACATTCGCGGCATCGTCGATCGCGATCTCACCACCGAAGTCGCGCACGCCCTCGGCGGCGCATACGCGGCGTATCTCGCCGAGCATCAGGTGAGAGGCGCCGTCGCCGTCGGATGTGACAACCGGCCGAGCGGCGCGAGTCTACGCGACGCCCTTGTCGAAGGGCTCACGAGAGCCGGGGTGGACGTCGTGGACATCGGCGTCGTGCCAACTCCGCTCAACTACTGGGCGCTCAACAAGCTTCCCGTCGTCGGCGGCATCCAGATCACCGGGTCACACAATCCGCCCGAGTACAACGGCTTCAAGCTGTCGGTCGGAACCGGCTCGCTGCACGGTGACGAAATTCAGCATCTCTATGTGCTGACGCAACGGCCGGCTCCCGCGGCGGCACGGCGGGGCACCCTACGCCAAGAGCCGGTCATCGACCGATACGTCGACGACATCGTTCAGAGAATCGGAAAGCTCTCGCGCCCCATTCGCGCGGTGTACGACTGTGGCAACGGAGCGGGCGCGCTCGTCGCGCCGCAGCTTTTGTCGCGGCTTGGGCTGGCGCCGGGAAGCCGCGGTCTCTTCTGCGAGAGTGACGGGACCTTTCCGAACCACCATCCCGATCCGACCGTCCCCGAGAATCTCGAGGATCTGATCCGCGCCGTGAAAGAGGATGGCGCCGAGATCGGCATCGCGTTCGACGGCGACGCGGACCGCATCGGAGTCGTCGACGGCAACGGCGGCATCGTCTGGGGCGACCGGATTCTGATCCTCTACGCCCGCGACGTGTTGAAGCGGACGGGCCCGGGCCAGCCGATCATCTTCGACGTGAAGTGTTCGCAGTCGCTCTCCGACGCCGTCGCGAAAGCCGGCGGCAAACCGCTGATGTGGAAGACCGGACACTCGCTCATCAAGGACAAGATGCGCGAGACGCACGCCCCGGTCGCCGGCGAGATGTCCGGCCACATGTTCTTCAGCGAGGGGTTTTACGGCCACGACGACGCGCTCTATGGCGCCGCGCGGCTTCTGAGAATCCTCGCGGATTCGAAGCAGACCGTCGCGCAGGCGCTGGCCGACGTGCCGGAGCTGGTCGCGACGCCGGAGATTCGCATCGAGGTGCCCGAGGAGCTCAAGTTCGGCCTCGTCGACCGCGCGGTCGAGCATTTCCGCGCCAAGCACGACGTGATCGACGTGGACGGCGTGCGTGTGCTCTTCGGCGACGGCTGGGGACTGATTCGCGCGTCGAACACGCAGCCGGTCATCGTGGCGCGCTACGAGGCGGCGAACGCGGAGCGGCTCGCGGCGATCCGCGGCGAGATGGAGGGGTGGCTGCGCGCCCAAGGCGTGCACGTCTGA